The genomic window GATGCCAGTTGGAGGAACTAAAATACTATCTCCAGCGCCAATTGGTACAGTTTTCCCATCACAAGTAGCTTGCCCTTCCCCTTTAAGAATGAAAAACATTTCTACAGCGAATTGGTGCCGATTTGGGGGAGTTTTCCCGCCAACATCGAAAATTTCTACACAAAAAGTTAAGGACATATGCGCCGTTTTCGGCTCAAACACAATCGCTAAACGATTACTATCCTGGGGACTAATACGATAGACTTGGTAATCTTTGGGAGACTTGAGGACAGGAATCACGCAACGGGCAGCATCCATAAAGGTTTCACCTTTGCTAATTGAAGGATGGCTAATTGTGGTTTTTATGACTATTAGCCATTAACCAGTTGTAATTGCTTCTAAGAT from Funiculus sociatus GB2-C1 includes these protein-coding regions:
- a CDS encoding cupin domain-containing protein, whose product is MDAARCVIPVLKSPKDYQVYRISPQDSNRLAIVFEPKTAHMSLTFCVEIFDVGGKTPPNRHQFAVEMFFILKGEGQATCDGKTVPIGAGDSILVPPTGIHKIENTGSTRLYALCIMVPNEDFAELIRSGMPVELDEEDLAVLGRVDSLVPC